In Halovulum dunhuangense, one genomic interval encodes:
- a CDS encoding cysteine synthase A: MPVTPDLASAIGNTPLIRLNKVSDETGCEILGKAEFMNPGQSVKDRAALGIIRAAMEDGSLKPGGTIVEGTAGNTGIGLALVGASLGFRSVIVIPETQSQEKKDMIRIAGAQLVEVPAVPYRDPNNYVRYSGRLAKAIAAADPRGAIWANQFDNTANRDAHVATTGPEIWDQTGGAVDGFVCAVGSGGTLAGVAQALRARKPGIRIGLADPMGSALYHYYAHGELKSEGSSLTEGIGQGRITANLEGLAVDAPYQIPDDEALTHIYDLLADEGLCLGGSSGVNIAGAVRMARDMGPGHTIVTILCDYGTRYQAKLYNRAFLTEKGLPLPRFLSRDARDLPDVAEG; this comes from the coding sequence ATGCCCGTCACCCCCGATCTTGCCTCAGCCATCGGCAACACGCCCCTGATCCGGCTCAACAAGGTCTCGGACGAGACCGGCTGCGAGATCCTCGGCAAGGCGGAGTTCATGAACCCCGGCCAGTCGGTCAAGGACCGCGCGGCCCTGGGCATCATCCGCGCCGCCATGGAAGACGGCTCGCTCAAGCCCGGCGGCACCATCGTCGAGGGGACGGCCGGCAATACCGGCATCGGCCTTGCGCTGGTCGGCGCCTCGCTCGGCTTTCGCTCGGTCATCGTGATCCCCGAAACCCAGAGCCAGGAAAAGAAGGACATGATCCGCATCGCCGGCGCCCAGCTGGTGGAAGTGCCGGCCGTGCCCTACCGCGATCCCAACAACTATGTCCGCTATTCCGGCCGGCTGGCAAAGGCCATCGCCGCGGCCGACCCCAGGGGCGCGATCTGGGCCAACCAGTTCGACAACACCGCCAATCGCGACGCCCATGTCGCCACCACCGGCCCCGAGATCTGGGACCAGACCGGCGGCGCCGTGGACGGCTTCGTCTGCGCCGTGGGCTCGGGCGGCACGCTGGCGGGCGTGGCGCAGGCCCTGCGCGCGCGAAAGCCCGGCATCCGCATCGGCCTTGCCGACCCGATGGGCTCTGCGCTCTATCACTACTACGCCCATGGCGAGCTGAAGTCCGAGGGGAGTTCCCTGACCGAGGGGATCGGCCAGGGTCGCATCACCGCCAATCTCGAGGGGCTGGCGGTGGACGCGCCCTACCAGATCCCCGACGACGAGGCGCTGACCCATATCTACGACCTGCTCGCCGACGAGGGGCTCTGCCTCGGCGGCTCTTCCGGCGTGAACATCGCCGGCGCCGTGCGCATGGCCCGCGACATGGGGCCGGGCCATACCATCGTGACCATCCTGTGCGACTACGGCACCCGCTACCAGGCCAAGCTCTACAACCGCGCCTTCCTGACCGAAAAGGGCCTGCCGTTGCCGCGCTTCCTGTCGCGCGACGCGCGCGACCTGCCCGACGTGGCCGAGGGCTGA
- a CDS encoding alanyl-tRNA editing protein — protein sequence MSATMPLFRADPYRREAEATVLSASPEGIVLDASLFYPTGGGQQGDSGTLFWDGGETPIETTRKDGEAIVAIPLPYAKLPLSGTTVRQVIDWENRHRMMRIHTALHLLSVVVPLPVTGGQITPEKGRLDFDMPDAPEDRDAIEARLNALILQDYPVAEDWITDAELEANPGLVKTMSVKPPMGSGRVRLVRIGSVDAPVDLQPCGGTHVRSTAEIGPISLGKIEKKGRQNRRISLHLGAA from the coding sequence ATGAGTGCGACGATGCCGCTTTTCCGCGCCGATCCCTACCGGCGCGAGGCCGAGGCGACCGTGCTGTCGGCTTCGCCCGAGGGGATCGTGCTGGACGCAAGCCTCTTCTACCCCACCGGCGGCGGCCAGCAGGGCGACAGCGGCACGCTTTTCTGGGACGGCGGCGAGACCCCGATCGAGACGACGCGCAAGGATGGCGAGGCCATAGTTGCCATACCTTTGCCATACGCAAAGCTGCCACTTTCTGGCACCACCGTGCGGCAGGTCATCGACTGGGAAAACCGCCACCGGATGATGCGGATTCACACTGCGCTGCACCTCCTGTCGGTGGTGGTGCCGCTGCCCGTCACGGGGGGTCAGATCACCCCGGAAAAGGGCCGTCTAGACTTCGACATGCCCGACGCCCCCGAGGATCGCGACGCCATCGAGGCGCGGCTCAACGCGTTGATATTGCAGGACTACCCCGTGGCCGAGGACTGGATCACGGATGCCGAGCTCGAGGCGAACCCGGGGTTGGTCAAGACGATGTCCGTCAAGCCCCCCATGGGCAGCGGCCGCGTGCGCCTCGTGCGCATCGGCAGCGTGGATGCCCCCGTGGATCTCCAGCCCTGCGGCGGCACCCATGTCCGCTCCACCGCCGAGATCGGCCCTATCTCCTTGGGAAAGATAGAGAAAAAAGGCCGCCAGAACCGCCGCATCTCGCTCCACCTCGGCGCCGCCTGA
- a CDS encoding type I restriction-modification system subunit M N-terminal domain-containing protein: MSELTQRELESYLWGAATLLRGLIDASDYKQYIFPLLFFKRLSGVWDGDYQQALHETGDEGYATATANDRFVIPETAASGHVRRSPLGDLGPRCD; the protein is encoded by the coding sequence ATGAGCGAGCTGACCCAACGCGAACTCGAAAGTTATCTCTGGGGCGCGGCAACCCTGCTGCGCGGTCTCATCGATGCCAGCGACTACAAGCAGTACATCTTCCCGCTGCTGTTCTTCAAACGCCTGTCCGGCGTCTGGGACGGAGATTACCAGCAAGCACTCCATGAAACCGGGGACGAAGGCTACGCGACCGCCACCGCCAACGACCGCTTCGTCATTCCCGAAACCGCTGCCTCAGGGCACGTGCGCCGCAGTCCACTTGGCGACCTAGGACCGCGATGCGACTGA
- a CDS encoding N-6 DNA methylase — translation MILDPQEGESIYDPACGTGGMLLGAIEHVMRKGGDPRTFYGKIYGQEKNLTTAAIARMNLVLHGIEDFQVAREDTLRNPAFTDSSTGGLATFDCVIANPPFSLKEWGRDLWEADPWSRARYGIPPESYGDYAFVQHMIASMAPTGNSRMAVVLPQGALFRKSAEGSIRQALLEKDMVEAVIGLAPNLFYGTQLAGCVVILRRKKPEARKNKVLIIGASSLFRKGRAQNFLDQEHSNQIVDWYRAFEDVEDRAKVATLDEIKKEGWTLNISRYVLPPIGQDIPPLPEAVEAFKTALADARAAEDHLRKVLVEGGWLQ, via the coding sequence ATGATCCTCGATCCCCAGGAAGGCGAGAGCATCTATGACCCCGCCTGCGGCACGGGTGGCATGCTGCTCGGGGCTATCGAGCATGTGATGCGCAAGGGCGGCGATCCGCGCACCTTCTACGGCAAGATCTACGGCCAGGAGAAGAACCTGACCACGGCCGCGATCGCGCGGATGAACCTTGTCCTGCACGGGATCGAGGACTTCCAGGTGGCCCGTGAGGACACCTTGCGGAACCCGGCCTTCACGGATTCCAGCACCGGCGGTCTTGCCACCTTCGACTGCGTGATCGCGAACCCGCCATTCTCGCTCAAGGAATGGGGGCGTGACCTGTGGGAGGCCGACCCCTGGAGCCGCGCCCGGTACGGCATCCCGCCCGAAAGCTACGGCGACTATGCCTTTGTCCAGCACATGATCGCATCCATGGCGCCCACCGGGAACAGCCGCATGGCCGTCGTCCTGCCGCAGGGCGCGCTGTTTCGGAAGTCGGCCGAAGGCTCGATCCGGCAGGCCCTGCTGGAAAAGGACATGGTCGAGGCGGTCATCGGCCTTGCGCCGAACCTGTTTTACGGGACGCAGCTGGCTGGGTGTGTCGTCATCCTGCGCCGCAAGAAGCCCGAGGCCCGCAAGAACAAGGTCCTGATCATCGGCGCCTCGAGCCTGTTCCGCAAAGGCCGGGCGCAGAACTTCCTCGATCAGGAGCACAGCAACCAGATCGTCGACTGGTACCGCGCCTTCGAGGATGTCGAGGATCGCGCCAAGGTGGCGACGCTGGACGAGATCAAGAAGGAAGGCTGGACCCTGAACATCTCGCGCTACGTCCTGCCGCCCATTGGCCAGGACATCCCGCCGCTGCCCGAAGCCGTCGAGGCGTTTAAGACAGCGCTGGCCGACGCTCGCGCTGCCGAAGATCACCTGCGCAAGGTGCTGGTCGAAGGGGGGTGGCTGCAATGA
- a CDS encoding pyridoxal phosphate-dependent decarboxylase family protein: MTANIEKAEAVRTETLDPADWEGVRAAAHRIVDNAIDYTRDVRERPLWQDMPPEVRARFRSPVPQEGRPLGQVYDDLVTNMLPYPMGNIHPRFWMWYMGTSNFTGALGDFLAAVLGSNLGGGDHAAAEIDKQVVNWLKEMMGYPASASGTLVSGGSMANLIALIVARNRMSGIDLRDLGVGALKAPLRFYGSDQIHSCHQIAVEAMGLGNRALCRVASNAACRMDVAALRAAIARDKAEDLQPACVIATAGTVNTGAIDDLEAIADVCAAEGLWFHVDGCIGALLAIAPEGGALVRGIARADSIALDPHKWLHAPFEVGCALVRDAESHFGSFTLTPEYLKTAPRGIASGEWLHDFGLQTSRGFRALKVWMAIEEHGVAKFGRLIDQDLAHARYLAERISATPDLHICFPTAINIVCFRYDPGGLPEPVLKALNTEIMVKMQETGVAAVSDTTVHGRHCLRAAINNHRTTRADLDILIDEVARLGATLTGQIVLDCP; encoded by the coding sequence ATGACCGCGAATATAGAGAAAGCAGAGGCCGTCCGGACCGAGACCCTCGACCCGGCGGATTGGGAGGGGGTGCGCGCTGCCGCCCATCGCATTGTCGACAACGCCATCGATTATACCCGAGACGTTCGCGAACGCCCACTCTGGCAGGACATGCCGCCGGAAGTGCGCGCACGGTTCCGCAGTCCGGTGCCGCAAGAGGGACGACCGCTGGGACAGGTCTATGACGATCTCGTCACCAACATGCTGCCCTACCCTATGGGCAACATCCATCCGCGGTTCTGGATGTGGTACATGGGGACGAGCAATTTCACCGGGGCGTTGGGCGACTTTCTGGCCGCCGTTCTTGGCTCGAACCTCGGCGGCGGCGACCATGCCGCTGCCGAAATCGACAAGCAGGTCGTCAACTGGCTGAAAGAGATGATGGGCTATCCCGCGTCGGCCAGCGGCACGCTGGTCTCGGGCGGATCCATGGCCAACCTGATCGCGCTGATTGTGGCGCGCAACCGGATGTCCGGCATCGACCTGCGCGACCTGGGGGTCGGCGCCCTGAAGGCACCTCTGCGGTTCTACGGTTCGGACCAGATCCATTCGTGCCACCAGATCGCGGTGGAGGCGATGGGGCTGGGCAACCGGGCGCTGTGCCGGGTTGCATCGAACGCGGCCTGCCGGATGGACGTGGCCGCCCTGCGCGCGGCGATCGCCCGCGACAAGGCTGAAGATTTGCAGCCCGCCTGCGTGATCGCAACCGCCGGCACGGTGAACACCGGCGCCATCGACGATCTGGAGGCGATCGCGGATGTGTGCGCCGCCGAGGGTCTGTGGTTTCACGTGGACGGCTGCATCGGTGCGCTGCTGGCGATAGCGCCAGAAGGCGGTGCGCTGGTGCGCGGGATCGCGCGCGCCGATTCCATCGCGCTCGACCCGCACAAATGGCTGCATGCTCCCTTCGAGGTGGGGTGCGCCCTGGTCCGGGATGCGGAGTCGCATTTCGGCAGCTTTACCCTGACGCCGGAATATCTGAAGACCGCGCCGCGCGGCATTGCCTCGGGTGAGTGGCTGCACGATTTCGGTCTGCAGACCTCGCGCGGGTTCCGCGCGCTCAAGGTCTGGATGGCGATCGAGGAGCATGGCGTCGCCAAGTTCGGCCGACTGATCGATCAGGACCTCGCCCATGCCCGCTATCTGGCCGAGCGGATTTCGGCGACCCCTGATCTCCACATCTGTTTTCCGACTGCCATCAATATCGTCTGCTTTCGATACGACCCGGGCGGGCTGCCGGAGCCGGTGCTCAAGGCATTGAATACGGAGATCATGGTGAAGATGCAGGAGACCGGCGTCGCCGCCGTGTCGGACACGACGGTGCACGGCCGACATTGTCTGCGCGCGGCCATCAACAACCATCGAACGACTCGCGCCGATCTGGATATCCTGATCGACGAGGTTGCAAGACTGGGGGCGACGCTGACTGGCCAGATCGTTCTTGACTGCCCCTGA
- a CDS encoding NUDIX domain-containing protein, producing MSTPIFVYGTLRDPDVLALALGPLTCRLAPVSAHLPDHIALRAAGGPFPALRPRKGARAEGLLLAPMDDEIRDALDVFEGAFAFSLVPMRVVTHDGPVEALVFEPAGTVADTGQPWLLEDWQRDDKPLMLAMSREAVLGAGMPGGMLRRAIARVNATAEGQGPRHLRSDFGPGAIADHRVARLSTGFFALEEHHFRHRLHAGGHSESVRREVFVTGDAVTVLPWDPKRDLVLLIEQVRAGLLGRGDPNPWNIEVIAGLIDTRETPEETARREAMEEAGLTLGRIERIAGYYASPGAVSEYLTSFVAEADLGSHAAGLHGLDGEHEDIRTLILPREEAMQAIASGEARNAPLLLSLMGLERLRPTLGPRWTGAVAGGACAD from the coding sequence TTGAGCACCCCGATATTCGTCTACGGCACCCTGCGCGACCCCGACGTCCTGGCCCTGGCCCTCGGCCCCCTGACCTGCCGCCTGGCGCCGGTTTCCGCCCATCTGCCCGACCACATCGCCCTTCGCGCGGCGGGCGGGCCGTTCCCGGCGCTCAGGCCGCGCAAGGGCGCGCGGGCCGAGGGGCTGCTGCTCGCGCCGATGGATGACGAAATCCGGGACGCGCTCGACGTCTTCGAAGGCGCGTTCGCCTTTTCTCTCGTGCCCATGCGGGTCGTCACCCATGATGGCCCTGTCGAGGCGCTGGTCTTCGAGCCCGCCGGAACCGTGGCAGACACCGGGCAGCCCTGGCTGCTCGAGGACTGGCAACGGGACGACAAGCCGCTGATGCTCGCCATGTCGCGCGAGGCGGTGCTCGGCGCGGGAATGCCGGGCGGCATGCTGCGCCGCGCCATCGCGCGCGTTAACGCCACCGCCGAAGGGCAGGGGCCGCGCCACCTGCGCAGCGATTTCGGGCCGGGCGCCATCGCCGATCACCGCGTCGCCCGCCTGTCCACCGGCTTCTTCGCCCTCGAGGAACATCACTTCCGCCACCGCCTCCATGCGGGCGGCCACAGCGAGTCGGTCCGGCGCGAGGTCTTTGTCACCGGCGATGCCGTCACCGTGCTGCCCTGGGACCCGAAGCGCGACCTGGTCCTGCTGATCGAACAGGTCCGGGCGGGGCTTCTCGGGCGGGGCGATCCGAACCCCTGGAACATCGAGGTGATCGCGGGCCTGATCGACACCCGCGAGACCCCCGAGGAAACCGCCCGCCGCGAGGCGATGGAAGAAGCCGGCCTCACGCTGGGCCGGATCGAGCGCATCGCCGGCTACTACGCCTCTCCCGGCGCGGTCAGCGAGTATCTCACCAGCTTCGTGGCCGAGGCGGATCTGGGTAGCCATGCCGCCGGCCTCCACGGTCTCGATGGCGAGCACGAGGATATCCGCACCCTGATCCTGCCCCGCGAAGAGGCGATGCAGGCCATCGCCTCGGGCGAGGCGCGCAACGCGCCGCTTCTTCTGTCGCTGATGGGGCTCGAACGTCTGCGCCCCACGCTTGGGCCGCGCTGGACCGGCGCGGTTGCAGGCGGCGCCTGCGCGGACTAG
- a CDS encoding DUF6134 family protein has translation MHIGRRQILGSAGAAAMVLAAPLPLRASTGPRVFELYRGSSQIGRQVLDVTRDGSRLDVAVDIDIAVRILGLPAYRYTLSSREVWVDGRLQALEGRTDDDGEAHRVSVTRQGGVLMVDGSGYSGPVEGEPATTTYWAKSFLKRDEWISTQDGKPLDISAQPAGRTEVPVPGGATEAESWAVRGDIGVLDLFYDAQGEWVGNRFEARGEQARFVLAERGRDLAGLL, from the coding sequence ATGCATATCGGAAGACGGCAGATCCTGGGCAGCGCGGGCGCCGCGGCCATGGTGCTGGCGGCACCGTTGCCGCTGCGCGCCTCGACCGGGCCGCGGGTATTCGAGCTGTACCGCGGATCCTCGCAGATCGGGCGGCAGGTGCTGGACGTGACCCGCGACGGGTCGCGGCTGGACGTGGCGGTGGATATCGACATCGCGGTGCGCATCCTGGGCCTGCCGGCCTATCGCTACACGCTGTCCTCGCGGGAGGTGTGGGTCGACGGGCGGCTCCAGGCGCTTGAGGGACGCACCGACGACGATGGCGAGGCGCATCGGGTCAGCGTGACGCGCCAGGGCGGCGTGCTGATGGTGGATGGCAGCGGCTACAGCGGCCCGGTCGAGGGAGAGCCCGCGACGACGACCTACTGGGCGAAGAGCTTTCTCAAGCGCGACGAGTGGATTTCAACCCAGGACGGCAAGCCGCTCGACATCTCGGCGCAGCCCGCGGGGCGGACGGAAGTGCCGGTGCCGGGTGGCGCGACCGAGGCCGAAAGCTGGGCCGTGCGCGGCGATATCGGGGTGCTGGACCTGTTCTACGATGCGCAGGGCGAATGGGTCGGCAACCGTTTCGAGGCGCGGGGCGAACAGGCCCGCTTCGTGCTGGCCGAGCGTGGGCGCGACCTGGCCGGGCTGCTTTAG
- a CDS encoding SDR family NAD(P)-dependent oxidoreductase encodes MGVFSKVMRPADGAAWITGASGGIGRAVALRLAAEGWTVYATARSAEKLELLAAEATGPGRIVPMPGDVADAARMAACVAGITAEGPLALAILNAGIYTPMRAQNFRADTAAQMLDVNLKGVTNALEPLLEHMIARGDGHLAITASVAGYRGLPDAAVYSATKAGLIAMCEALAMDLVGLGVRITVINPGFVATEATSVNEFDMPFLMQPDEAATRIVEGLKKPGFELAFPRRFALILKTIGLLPNRAYIWVVRKALGWDKL; translated from the coding sequence GTGGGTGTGTTCTCGAAGGTGATGCGCCCCGCCGATGGCGCGGCGTGGATCACGGGCGCGTCGGGCGGGATCGGCCGTGCGGTGGCCCTGCGGCTGGCGGCCGAGGGCTGGACGGTCTATGCGACCGCCCGCTCGGCCGAAAAGCTGGAACTGCTGGCGGCGGAAGCGACCGGGCCGGGGCGGATCGTGCCGATGCCGGGCGATGTGGCGGATGCCGCGCGCATGGCCGCCTGCGTGGCCGGGATCACGGCCGAAGGGCCGCTGGCGCTGGCGATCCTGAACGCGGGCATCTACACGCCGATGCGGGCGCAGAATTTCCGCGCGGACACGGCGGCGCAGATGCTGGACGTGAACCTGAAGGGCGTGACCAACGCGCTTGAGCCGCTTCTCGAGCACATGATCGCGCGGGGCGACGGGCACCTGGCGATCACGGCGTCGGTCGCGGGCTACCGGGGTCTGCCCGATGCAGCGGTCTATTCCGCGACCAAGGCCGGGCTGATCGCCATGTGCGAGGCGCTGGCGATGGACCTGGTGGGGCTGGGCGTTCGGATCACCGTCATCAACCCGGGCTTCGTCGCGACCGAGGCGACGTCGGTGAACGAGTTCGACATGCCGTTCCTGATGCAGCCCGACGAGGCCGCGACGCGGATCGTCGAGGGGCTGAAGAAGCCCGGCTTCGAGCTGGCCTTTCCGCGGCGTTTCGCGCTGATCCTGAAGACCATCGGGCTGCTGCCCAACCGCGCCTATATCTGGGTCGTGCGCAAGGCGCTGGGCTGGGACAAGCTGTAG
- the cysK gene encoding cysteine synthase A, translated as MDAMTRRTTQGRGRLFASVLETIGDTPAIRINALAPAGVDIYVKVEAFNPAGSVKDRLALSIIEEAEQDGSLSPGQTVVEATSGNTGIGLAMVCAAKGYPLVVTMADSFSVERRKLMRMMGAKVVLTPRDQKGLGMYRKAVELAEANGWFLARQFETEANARIHENTTAREILADFAGKRLDYWVTGYGTGGTVTGVGRVLRRERPETKIVLSEPANAQLLGSGHVQARNSDHSPAESHPAFEPHPIQGWTPDFIPHVLQEAVDDRLYDELMPVAGADGIACAQKLAQREGILTGVSGGSTFAVAMKIAERAEPGTVILCMLPDTGERYMSTPLFASIPEDMTEEETALSRSTPGYQLAPE; from the coding sequence ATGGACGCCATGACGAGACGCACGACGCAGGGACGCGGCAGGCTTTTCGCCAGCGTCCTCGAGACAATCGGAGACACGCCCGCGATCAGGATCAATGCGCTCGCTCCGGCGGGGGTAGACATCTACGTGAAGGTCGAGGCGTTCAACCCGGCCGGGTCGGTCAAGGACCGCCTCGCGCTCAGCATCATCGAGGAGGCCGAGCAGGACGGAAGCCTGAGTCCGGGCCAGACGGTGGTAGAGGCGACGTCGGGCAATACCGGCATCGGGCTGGCCATGGTTTGCGCGGCGAAGGGCTATCCGCTGGTGGTGACGATGGCCGACAGCTTTTCGGTCGAGCGCCGCAAGCTGATGCGGATGATGGGCGCCAAGGTGGTGCTCACGCCGCGCGATCAAAAGGGCCTTGGCATGTATCGCAAGGCGGTGGAACTGGCCGAGGCGAATGGCTGGTTCCTGGCGCGCCAGTTCGAGACCGAGGCCAACGCCCGGATTCACGAGAATACGACAGCGCGCGAGATCCTCGCCGATTTCGCCGGCAAACGGCTGGATTACTGGGTCACCGGCTACGGCACGGGCGGCACGGTGACGGGCGTGGGCCGGGTTCTGCGCCGGGAGCGGCCGGAGACGAAGATCGTCCTGTCGGAACCGGCCAATGCGCAGCTTCTGGGCAGTGGCCATGTGCAGGCCCGCAATTCAGATCACTCGCCCGCCGAAAGCCACCCCGCCTTCGAACCGCACCCGATTCAGGGCTGGACCCCTGATTTCATTCCCCATGTGCTGCAGGAGGCGGTCGACGACCGGCTCTATGACGAGTTGATGCCTGTCGCCGGCGCCGACGGCATCGCGTGCGCCCAGAAACTTGCGCAACGGGAGGGCATCCTCACAGGCGTCTCGGGCGGATCGACCTTCGCTGTCGCCATGAAAATCGCCGAACGGGCCGAGCCCGGGACCGTGATCCTCTGCATGCTGCCCGACACGGGCGAGCGGTATATGTCGACGCCGCTGTTCGCGTCGATCCCCGAGGACATGACCGAGGAGGAAACCGCGCTGTCGCGGTCCACGCCTGGATACCAACTGGCCCCGGAGTGA
- a CDS encoding ChrR family anti-sigma-E factor — protein sequence MLVGHPTKEHLASYASGALSEGMSLLVASHLTYCPACRKQVDRFEALGAAVMMDQEAAQGIKAPSLDAALAAIEAGVPEPRLPADPGTPLPMPVRRALGTRLGDLNWKFRIPGLSEFELDGYEGEHVSLLRVKPGTGIWHHTHEGEEATLILSGEMEDHGKRFRRGDVAIADHNDEHNPRVVGDEVCYCLVVMTGGLRFTGPVGRALNLFTR from the coding sequence ATGCTGGTGGGACATCCGACGAAAGAGCATCTCGCATCCTATGCGAGCGGCGCGCTGAGCGAGGGCATGAGCCTGCTTGTCGCGTCCCACCTGACCTATTGCCCGGCCTGCCGGAAGCAGGTGGACCGGTTCGAGGCGCTGGGTGCCGCGGTGATGATGGACCAGGAGGCCGCGCAGGGGATCAAGGCGCCCTCGCTCGACGCGGCGCTGGCCGCGATCGAGGCGGGTGTGCCCGAGCCGCGGCTGCCCGCCGATCCCGGCACGCCGCTGCCGATGCCGGTGCGGCGCGCGCTGGGGACAAGGCTGGGCGACCTGAACTGGAAGTTCCGCATTCCCGGCCTGTCCGAATTCGAGCTTGACGGCTACGAGGGCGAGCATGTGAGCCTGCTGCGGGTCAAGCCCGGCACGGGGATCTGGCATCATACCCATGAGGGCGAGGAAGCCACGCTGATCCTGTCGGGCGAGATGGAGGATCACGGCAAGCGGTTCCGCCGCGGCGACGTGGCGATCGCGGACCACAACGACGAGCACAACCCCCGGGTCGTGGGCGACGAGGTCTGTTATTGCCTGGTGGTGATGACCGGCGGCCTGCGCTTTACCGGGCCGGTGGGCCGTGCGCTGAACCTGTTCACGAGGTAG